In the Drosophila willistoni isolate 14030-0811.24 chromosome 3R, UCI_dwil_1.1, whole genome shotgun sequence genome, AAAAACAAGACAAGGGTGATGTTGAAGCATGGTCAGCTCATGTGGCGATATCTAGTGCCCCGCCATTTGCATACGAGCTGTCCGCTTGGGCAGCAAATCAACTACTACGATGCCTTGGGAATAGCAAAGAGATCCacacaaaatgaaatcaaagctgCGTATTATAAATTGTCCATGGTTTATCATCCGGACAGGAATCAGGGAAGTGAGAGCGCCGCCAAGAAATTTCGGGAGATTAATCAGGCGTATGAAGTTTTGGGTAACTATCTGGCATATCATTTCTAACAAAATATCATTAGGACTTGTGTACTTTTTAATAAGGTAACTATCGACTAAGGCGGCTCTATGACAAGGGAATTGTCCATACTGCAGGCTCTCAATATGCTCAGGATATACACGACCAGGCGGCAGAGGCGGTGGAGGATGATCCAGAGACCAAGTTCTACAAGTCACGTTTCAAGAAGTCCAAAGTGGCCGATACTGAGGGTCGAACTCCTATCTACGATTTCGATGAATGGTCGCGTGCGCACTatggcaaaaattttgaacGTCGCCAGACGGCCCAGGCCAAATACGAAAGGATTCGAGTGCAAAAGGAGCAGAATAGCATATCCAAGCAGACGGATACTGTGATGATTGCCTTCATTTTTGCCGCCGTGGCCGTTTATTTGATGTTCATGGCTGAGAGTTCCTACGACACGCCCCAACAGCGGGCGGATAGCAAGCAGCGAAGCGAAAAGGGAGGTGCGGGCACTACCTAGTTGTCGTAGAATCAACTTCTCTAGTCCAATTCTTTTAGTTGCTTAAGcgtaaaaattgttttaattacGATATTAACAAGGATGTGAATATACAGTAGATCAATCGATTTAAATCAAAACCGTCCACTCCGCTTGCGTGCGGTATATTTGGTATCCGGTCGTGTCTCCAGTCCCTGGCGACGTCTGCGCTCCTTTTTGGCCAGGATCCAGTCACGAGATTTCTTTGGGGCTTTGCCACGAGCATCACGGCAAGCGTCGCGCTTCTTGATATAATTAACGCGTCGCTCGTCCTCAGCAGAGCCTAAGGCTTTGGGTAACTCGGCTGCTCCTCCAGTCATTAGGACCaaataatatttcttggcCCTAGCCGAATTCGGATAATCCACAACCAAGCCGCCATAGAAACCGGCCTTCATTGCCTGTGATGTCACCATATCAACTTGATCCGAGTTTTCGGGATAGAACTGGAACACTGCACGAGCTGTACGTGTCAGGCAGGAGTAGAGCGTAGTGAAGAATTTTAGCAGACGCTTGTGAGGATTGTGATAGGACTTGTCGGCGTTGCATAGCCATTGAAGGGCAGATATCGAAATGGCACCATCGAATGTGCCCGGCCTAAAGGGCATGCCCTCGCCCATGTCGCCTAGAACAACATCTCCGCCCACCTCACGCTCCTGGGCGATGTCCAGCATGGCTTTGGCTATGTCAATGCCAATCCACATGTGATCGCTGTCCTCCAAGACACTGCCAGAAAGTCCAGAGCCGCATCCAATGTCCAGAATCAAACGggtctcatcatcatcaggcAGAGCTAACAGTTCTAGGGCACGTTCTGCCATCTCCACTTGGATTTCAATTATGCGGGAGCTGTACGTAAAAAGGTAATCCAAAATGAGatttatgtgtatacatatgtacatagctTCGGGCTTACTTTGTGGAATATTTCTTGGCCTCATCGTCATTGTAGaactaaaattattaaaacattCACAATTATGTTGTCATCATCAAGAGACTTGTCTGCTTTCTTACTATTTCCGGCGGTGCCGAGTGCTCTGGTCGTCTGGCCATTTTGTTTATCCTGTGTTAACTTGCTCCGTTTCTTTCGGGCTATAATGGAAACAGATTCAAATATGTCATCTGATTACCGTTTTCATGCAATTTTTATAATACAAactatattatttattttaatgcaatttcatgcaattttttatattttttattttaatccaaataaaaataaaacgcaCGTGGCGAAAAACGTAAACACAACGTAAGCACGTGGCGAATTCAGCTACGAACTCCGCTGCAAACTTTATATGAATTTGTTGCTTTTCCAGAATACGGCGAATTCAGCCTAAACACCCCCGAACAACGGTTTGCAACGAACCATGGAACCAAATCGAACTCGTAGCGAAAACACAAGGCCGACTAACTTATACTCTTCACATACTTTTTGTTCAGGTATTGATGCAAAATTGGCAATGGTGAAGTTTAGACCGTGAGTGAGTGAGGCGCCAACGCAACATCCTTGAGGGATTTATAATATGGATAAGTATCCAGGATTGCGATTGCCAGTCTTGATTCTGTGAAATGGTTGGAAATAAGAGAAATATTAgaaattatttacatttttataatGGAATTCATTCCATTCTTACCTGGAATGGACCAATAGAGGATCCTTTTTGTAGAGCCTCAATTCGCCATGCATATGGGAATTAGATTAATACAAATCCTCAATATGATTGTAAGTTGCTTCGGTGACGTTCAGATACTCGTCCAAATTGACTGGCACCACGGGCACACTAGGTAACAACGAGAGAACGTAGGCCATAGCCGAATTATCTTGATTGGAGCTCAAATAGACTTCACCAAACAAAGGCACACATCTCGAGACACCACGGTGCACCGTTAAGAAGGCATCACAGAATTGATATTGTTGTTCAGACAAATTCCTTGGACGCCAACATAACTGCCCTCAACTAGATCCCAAGCGCACGTATAGCTCTTGATCTTGAGCCAAGTTGTGGGCGCACTCGTTAGATTACTCTTCCAAACAAATAGTTGGAATCCTTTGTTACGACATTGGGAGTAGCAACAAGTTCCTTGAAAGTTCCTGtagaaaacagaaaacttGTCATTTGGACCCTTGCCACTACAGCTCGTCGGCTCCATCGTTTAGTGCCACATTCTTCCTCTACTGCATTATATCGACAACATCAACCAATTGCTACCAATTGCTTACGTCATTGATATTACGCTTATATGATAATGTGACTTTGATTCTTGGGCTGCTGATAAAAagataa is a window encoding:
- the LOC6650073 gene encoding dnaJ homolog subfamily C member 30, mitochondrial — translated: MLKHGQLMWRYLVPRHLHTSCPLGQQINYYDALGIAKRSTQNEIKAAYYKLSMVYHPDRNQGSESAAKKFREINQAYEVLGNYRLRRLYDKGIVHTAGSQYAQDIHDQAAEAVEDDPETKFYKSRFKKSKVADTEGRTPIYDFDEWSRAHYGKNFERRQTAQAKYERIRVQKEQNSISKQTDTVMIAFIFAAVAVYLMFMAESSYDTPQQRADSKQRSEKGGAGTT
- the LOC6650074 gene encoding probable 18S rRNA (guanine-N(7))-methyltransferase, encoding MARRPEHSAPPEIFYNDDEAKKYSTNSRIIEIQVEMAERALELLALPDDDETRLILDIGCGSGLSGSVLEDSDHMWIGIDIAKAMLDIAQEREVGGDVVLGDMGEGMPFRPGTFDGAISISALQWLCNADKSYHNPHKRLLKFFTTLYSCLTRTARAVFQFYPENSDQVDMVTSQAMKAGFYGGLVVDYPNSARAKKYYLVLMTGGAAELPKALGSAEDERRVNYIKKRDACRDARGKAPKKSRDWILAKKERRRRQGLETRPDTKYTARKRSGRF